In Erigeron canadensis isolate Cc75 chromosome 6, C_canadensis_v1, whole genome shotgun sequence, the following are encoded in one genomic region:
- the LOC122604766 gene encoding protein LYK2: MWEPRVYIPVSIVAFTICVGIAAFATYMILWKKMNPHHGSISKKNVDLELQQLSLSVRTVSENKISFESSSHKLMVVETFTVQELTTATADFCSGNLIGGSVYHGRHKGKDLAIKCTDHSTISKIKFDLCNDSTHFHPNIVRLLGSCKAAESDSAYLVFEYAKNGSLKDWIHGGLAMKSHFIASCSCFLTWNQRLKICLDVATALHYMHQIMSPMYIHRNVKSRNIFLDEEFNAKIGNFGMEECVKDIPEEGSASAEPFSWDRGYNAPELIDKSSDAITKNSDIYTFGVVLLEILSGKPPVSKLEKEEGSVFLYNEIKLILESSDAAEKLRQWMDNVLGENYSFDAAVMLANLAKACVENDPLLRPNAGEVVQKLSKLVAELSEEEEQFTVGESSCKPLVVKPICV, translated from the coding sequence ATGTGGGAACCTCGAGTTTACATTCCTGTAAGTATAGTTGCATTCACTATATGTGTTGGCATTGCAGCATTTGCAACATACATGATCCTATGGAAGAAGATGAATCCACACCATGGCTCGATATCTAAAAAGAATGTCGATTTAGAGCTTCAACAGTTAAGTCTAAGTGTACGAACAGTTAGCGAAAACAAAATCTCATTTGAATCCTCCTCACACAAGCTCATGGTGGTGGAAACCTTCACAGTACAGGAGCTGACCACGGCCACTGCAGACTTCTGTTCGGGCAATCTGATTGGTGGCAGCGTGTACCATGGACGCCATAAAGGTAAAGACCTGGCCATCAAGTGCACTGACCACAGTACCATTTCCAAGATTAAATTTGATCTCTGTAATGATTCAACCCATTTTCACCCGAATATTGTCAGACTGTTGGGGAGTTGTAAAGCAGCTGAGTCTGACTCTGCATATTTGGTCTTTGAGTATGCAAAAAACGGGTCGTTAAAGGATTGGATTCATGGTGGATTAGCAATGAAGAGTCATTTCATTGCTTCATGTTCTTGTTTTTTGACTTGGAACCAGAGGCTAAAGATTTGTTTGGATGTTGCCACTGCTTTACATTACATGCATCAGATAATGAGCCCGATGTACATTCATAGAAATGTCAAAAGTCGAAATATTTTTCTTGATGAAGAATTTAATGCCAAGATCGGGAACTTTGGTATGGAAGAATGCGTTAAAGATATCCCTGAAGAAGGTTCAGCTTCAGCGGAACCTTTTTCATGGGATAGAGGGTACAATGCACCTGAACTTATAGATAAGAGTTCAGATGCAATAACTAAAAATAGTGATATTTACACTTTTGGGGTGGTTTTGCTTGAAATTTTATCAGGAAAACCACCCGTTAGCAAGCTGGAGAAAGAAGAAGGGAGTGTCTTCTTGTATAATGAAATCAAGTTAATACTGGAATCAAGTGATGCTGCTGAGAAGCTAAGACAATGGATGGATAACGTGTTGGGGGAGAATTATTCGTTTGATGCAGCAGTCATGTTAGCAAATCTAGCAAAAGCTTGCGTTGAAAATGATCCTTTGTTGAGGCCAAATGCTGGAGAAGTAGTGCAAAAGTTGTCAAAACTAGTGGCAGAGTTGTCAGAAGAAGAGGAGCAGTTCACTGTAGGTGAAAGTTCTTGTAAACCTCTTGTTGTTAAGCCCATCTGTGTTTAA